Proteins co-encoded in one Arachis hypogaea cultivar Tifrunner chromosome 13, arahy.Tifrunner.gnm2.J5K5, whole genome shotgun sequence genomic window:
- the LOC112737049 gene encoding probable magnesium transporter NIPA6, protein MGVSENSTGLALALGSSAFIGASFILKKKGLKRAAATGTRAGVGGYTYLLEPLWWAGMVSMIVGEVANFVAYIYAPAILVTPLGAISIIVSAVLAHFLLNERLQTMGVLGCLSCIVGSIVIVIHAPQEQTPTSVQEIWDLATQPAFLFYAVATISLVLALILHFEPRYGQSNMLVYLGICSLMGSFTVVSIKAIGIAIKLTLDGINQIAYPQTWFFLTVSAICVITQLNYLNRALDTFNAAIVSPVYYVMFTTLTIIASAIMFKDWSGQDATSIASEICGFITILSGTMILHITRKQEESDMQRTLKFYVGEDSMKGLEDEHLILIHGSDFLEQ, encoded by the exons ATGGGGGTTTCAGAAAACTCGACGGGGTTGGCTTTGGCGTTGGGTTCGAGTGCATTCATTGGTGCTAGCTTCATCCTCAAGAAGAAGGGTCTCAAGCGTGCTGCTGCCACCGGCACTCGTGCAG GTGTTGGTGGTTATACTTATTTACTAGAGCCACTTTGGTGGGCTGGCATGGTTTCAA TGATTGTGGGGGAGGTAGCAAACTTTGTGGCTTATATTTATGCTCCGGCAATACTCGTTACGCCGCTTGGCGCGATCAGTATTATTGTCAG TGCTGTTTTGGCTCACTTCTTGCTGAATGAGCGGCTTCAGACGATGGGGGTCTTAGGATGTCTGTCCTGCATTGTGGGATCAATTGTCATTGTCATCCATGCTCCTCAAGAGCAAACTCCGACTTCTGTCCAAGAAATATGGGATTTGGCCACTCAACCAG CATTTCTATTTTATGCCGTGGCAACAATTTCTTTAGTTTTGGCTTTGATTTTACACTTCGAACCTCGCTATGGACAGTCTAATATGCTGGTTTacttgggaatttgttcattaaTGGGCTCATTTACG GTTGTGAGCATCAAGGCCATTGGTATTGCAATAAAGCTAACACTTGATGGAATTAACCAAATAGCTTATCCTCAGACTTGGTTTTTTCTCACAGTTTCAGCAATATGTGTTATCACACAGCTGAATTACCTTAACAGG GCACTGGATACATTCAATGCAGCTATTGTTTCCCCTGTATATTATGTCATGTTCACAACTCTCACCATTATTGCCAGTGCAATAATGTTTAAG GATTGGTCTGGTCAGGATGCCACCAGCATAGCGTCTGAGATATGTGGGTTCATCACCATTCTTTCAGGAACAATGATATTGCATATTACCAGAAAACAGGAAGAGTCCGATATGCAAA GGACCTTAAAATTCTACGTTGGCGAGGATTCAATGAAGGGCCTTGAAGATGAACACCTGATCCTTATACATGGTTCGGATTTTTTGGAACAATGA
- the LOC112732557 gene encoding endo-1,4-beta-xylanase 5-like, with protein MTTLGFGAEALSYDHTVSIECLTHPHKPQYNGGIIQNPELNNGSQGWIQFGESAIQHRESLGNKYIVALERKQTYDSVSQKVFLQKNKHYALSAWIQVNEGNNVEVTAMVKTRKGIKFAGATIAKSNCWSMIKGGLTTDTSGIAKLYFESKNTDVEIWVDSVSLQPFTEEEWKSHQDYNIEKARKRKVSIQILDKEGKPLRNASVSLQQTRARFPFGSAIDKSILNNPAYQKWFLQRFTVTTFTNEMKWYSTESVRGREDYSAADAMLGFARRNRIAVRGHNIFWDDPKFQPGWVPSLSPQELNIAVQKRLQSVVSRYRGQVIHWDVVNENMHFSFFESKLGQDFSAKVFSVAHGIDPRATLFLNEFNTIEDNRDNTANPARYIQKFRQIQNYPTFKSRGGVVGIGLEAHFPNFPPNLPYMRASIDQLVATRSPVWITEIDVAPQNSQVQSFEQVLREAHSHPGVQGIIMWTARSPQGCYRICLTDNNFNNLPGGVVVDKLLHEWGLRPFSANTDHNGFIHVSLFHGDYKLEINHPLINNNNYSFTHHLQVNPIHHHHHNNGSHLTTQIVKLSV; from the exons ATGACAACACTAGGTTTTGGAGCTGAAGCTTTATCCTATGATCACACTGTCAGCATTGAA TGTTTGACACACCCTCATAAGCCACAGTAcaatggaggaatcatccaaaacCCAGAACTGAATAATGGATCACAAGGTTGGATTCAATTTGGTGAATCAGCAATACAACATAGAGAATCATTAGGGAACAAATACATTGTGGCACTTGAAAGAAAGCAAACTTATGATAGTGTCTCCCAGAAGGTTTTCTTGCAAAAGAACAAGCACTATGCTTTATCtg CTTGGATACAAGTGAATGAGGGAAATAATGTTGAAGTAACAGCAATGGTTAAAACAAGGAAAGGGATAAAATTTGCTGGTGCCACAATTGCTAAGTCTAATTGCTGGTCTATGATAAAGGGTGGTCTCACAACAGATACATCAGGAATTGCTAAACTCTATTTTGAA AGCAAGAATACTGATGTGGAAATATGGGTGGACAGCGTTTCCTTACAACCCTTCACAGAAGAGGAATGGAAGTCTCATCAAGATTACAATATTGAAAAG gcaagaaagagaaaggtATCAATCCAAATATTGGATAAAGAAGGAAAACCTCTTAGAAATGCAAGTGTATCACTTCAACAAACAAGGGCACGCTTCCCATTTGGAAGCGCAATAGACAAATCCATTCTCAACAACCCTGCATACCAAAAATGGTTCCTCCAAAGGTTCACAGTCACAACATTCACCAATGAAATGAAATGGTACAGCACAGAATCCGTCCGGGGCCGGGAGGACTACTCGGCCGCGGACGCGATGCTAGGCTTTGCCAGGAGAAACCGCATTGCTGTTAGAGGCCACAACATATTTTGGGATGACCCCAAATTCCAACCTGGTTGGGTCCCTTCACTTTCACCACAAGAACTCAATATAGCAGTGCAGAAGAGGCTTCAATCTGTTGTTTCAAGATACAGAGGCCAAGTTATTCATTGGGATGTTGTTAATGAGAACATGCATTTTTCATTCTTTGAGAGTAAACTTGGACAAGATTTTTCAGCTAAGGTTTTCAGTGTGGCTCATGGGATTGATCCACGTGCTACATTGTTCTTGAATGAGTTTAACACAATTGAGGATAATAGAGATAATACAGCAAACCCTGCAAGGTATATTCAGAAGTTTAGACAGATTCAAAATTATCCTACTTTTAAGAGCAGGGGAGGAGTTGTTGGAATTGGCCTTGAAGCACATTTTCCTAATTTTCCTCCTAATCTGCCATACATGAGAGCTTCCATTGATCAACTTGTTGCCACTCGTTCACCAGTTTGGATCACAGAAATTGATGTTGCACCCCAAAATAGTCAG GTGCAATCCTTTGAACAAGTTCTAAGAGAAGCACATTCTCACCCTGGTGTCCAAGGAATTATAATGTGGACAGCAAGATCACCACAAGGTTGCTACAGAATTTGTTTAACAGACAACAATTTCAACAACTTGCCTGGAGGTGTTGTTGTGGACAAGCTTCTTCATGAATGGGGCCTCAGACCATTCTCAGCAAACACTGATCACAATGGCTTCATTCATGTTTCTCTTTTCCATGGAGATTACAAGCTGGAAATCAATCACcctctcatcaacaacaacaattactCTTTCACTCACCACCTTCAAGTGAATCcaatacatcatcatcatcataataatgGGTCCCACTTAACTACACAGATTGTTAAGCTTTCTGTCTAG
- the LOC112737048 gene encoding eukaryotic translation initiation factor 4B3, which translates to MAATVSAWSKPGAWALDSEEHEAELLQQQTSNNNETALTGKPLADFPSLAVAAAAKPKKKKGQTFSLAEFTAAKTDYQDPIVLPTGPRQRTAEELDRDRNRLGGGFRNYGGDRANRSSGGGDDSSNSRWGSSRVSDEPRRNGGFRDSNRELAPSRADEIDNWAAAKKSTVGNGFERRERDRDRERSGFFDSQSRADESDSWVTNKSSVPSESRRFGSNGGSGGLGFERERKVGFGSSGGADSDNWNKKKVEFNGGSERSEGGGGRPRLVLQPRTAPVNNESQEGAGNGNGNVVKPKGPSPFGEARPREEVLAEKGQDWKKIDEQLESVKIKEAAEKKESFGKRGFGSGNGRGSSLSEARTERSWRKPESETERKAESETESKPESDDGRPKSADSEKMEDEHVEEN; encoded by the exons ATGGCGGCTACCGTTTCTGCGTGGTCGAAGCCAGGTGCGTGGGCTTTGGATTCTGAGGAACATGAAgctgagctccttcaacagcaaACTAGCAACAATAACGAAACTGCCCTCACCGGAAAACCACTAGCCGACTTCCCATCTTTGGCTGTGGCGGCCGCCGCAAAACCCAAGAAGAAGAAAGGCCAGACCTTTTCCCTTGCTGAGTTCACTGCCGCCAAAACGGACTACCAAGATCCCATCGTGCTCCCCACCGGTCCGCGCCAGCGCACCGCCGAGGAGCTCGACCGCGACCGCAACCGTCTTGGTGGTGGCTTCAGGAACTACGGCGGTGACCGCGCCAACAGAAGCTCCGGTGGTGGTGATGATTCCTCCAATTCGAGGTGGGGTTCCTCTAGGGTTTCTGACGAGCCGAGGCGGAACGGTGGGTTTAGGGATTCGAATCGCGAATTGGCTCCTTCCCGCGCCGATGAGATTGATAATTGGGCCGCCGCGAAGAAATCAACGGTCGGTAACGGTTTCGAGAGGAGGGAAAGGGATAGGGATAGGGAAAGGAGCGGTTTTTTCGATTCCCAATCGCGTGCTGATGAATCCGATAGTTGGGTTACGAACAAGAGTTCTGTGCCGTCAGAGAGTCGGAGATTCGGTTCCAACGGCGGTTCTGGTGGTCTTGGGTTTGAAAGAGAGAGGAAGGTAGGGTTTGGGTCTAGCGGCGGCGCAGATTCTGATaattggaacaagaaaaaggttGAATTTAACGGTGGAAGTGAGAGGAGTGAAGGTGGTGGTGGGAGACCTAGGCTTGTTCTGCAACCTCGTACAGCGCCTGTGAACAATGAGAGCCAGGAGGGTGCTGGTAATGGTAATGGTAATGTGGTGAAACCAAAGGGTCCGAGCCCATTCGGCGAGGCGAGACCGAGGGAGGAGGTGCTGGCGGAGAAGGGGCAGGATTGGAAGAAGATTGATGAGCAGCTTGAGAGCGTGAAGATTAAGGAGGCTGCTGAGAAAAAAGAGAGTTTTGGAAAGAGGGGTTTTGGTTCTGGCAATGGACGTGGTTCTAGTTTGTCTGAAGCCAGGACTGAGCGGAGTTGGAGGAAGCCGGAATCCGAGACAGAGCGGAAGGCAGAATCTGAGACCGAGAGCAAGCCGGAATCTGATGATGGTCGTCCGAAAAG TGCTGATTCTGAGAAAATGGAGGATGAACATGTTGAAGAAAACTGA